The following coding sequences lie in one Musa acuminata AAA Group cultivar baxijiao chromosome BXJ1-8, Cavendish_Baxijiao_AAA, whole genome shotgun sequence genomic window:
- the LOC135589039 gene encoding uncharacterized protein LOC135589039 yields MTELTSPRSAVHRDSLHRQPPGPQFDDDNDSEFSFAVGDPDGTPSVIADDIFSDGRILPVYPHFGRGHLLSTSLSKENHEAAGPDPQGIPIRKLLIEEPSSRWGSISSSSSLEAEDLESSAARDHCPWIPRSAPQSPDRCRKSASTGTERRWRLRDLLSGRSHSDGKDKFLFLDAPPTPQQPLARGKSPRLRTAAAKGGKPRAAVDTVTANRTHYGKKVGNGQAVTAPRRSFLPYRQELLGLFTTRTRHPF; encoded by the coding sequence ATGACGGAACTCACTTCGCCCCGCTCCGCCGTTCATCGCGACTCCCTTCACCGACAACCGCCTGGACCTCAGTTCGACGACGACAATGATTCCGAGTTCTCCTTCGCGGTAGGCGACCCCGACGGAACGCCCTCAGTCATTGCCGACGATATCTTCTCCGATGGCCGCATCCTCCCAGTATACCCCCACTTTGGCCGCGGCCACCTCCTCTCCACTTCCCTCTCGAAGGAAAACCACGAAGCGGCAGGGCCGGATCCGCAAGGCATCCCCATCAGAAAGCTTCTCATCGAGGAGCCGAGCTCTCGATGGGGGTCgatatcgtcgtcgtcgtcgttggaGGCGGAGGACCTGGAGTCGTCCGCGGCGCGGGATCACTGCCCGTGGATACCGAGGTCGGCACCGCAGTCGCCAGACCGGTGCAGGAAGAGCGCCTCCACCGGGACGGAGCGACGGTGGAGGTTGCGGGACCTGCTCTCCGGGCGGAGCCACAGTGACGGCAAGGACAAGTTCCTGTTTCTCGATGCGCCTCCTACGCCGCAGCAACCATTGGCGAGGGGAAAGAGCCCGAGGCTTAGGACGGCGGCCGCGAAGGGCGGGAAGCCGCGGGCAGCGGTGGATACGGTCACTGCAAACCGGACGCACTACGGGAAGAAGGTTGGGAACGGCCAGGCAGTAACGGCACCGCGGCGGTCGTTTTTACCATACCGACAAGAACTGCTTGGATTATTCACTACCCGGACGCGTCACCCCTTCTAG